One genomic segment of Drosophila melanogaster chromosome 3R includes these proteins:
- the CG13408 gene encoding uncharacterized protein, with translation MCVRSSLGSVILIYFVILLRLVNLVLAQNEGNISESTVATGREECGSTQKMVDECFKDLPPHLMDFLQNTKIVISKKEITAKCNIFNRGMRCFDTYSKRCLDDRKMGTFKNNVEGARRFFYKFCGDADFQRDYLRHKDCFAYIQLDWVTCTTEFENILSEEVHDERRNASEKFLEFCCARYAYENCIYNSARFKCYKNSAEFARETAKMLSDEKHFRNCAVLQNICAHDAAVALAQWHWMATPMMLLLMRLVVRIWA, from the exons ATGTGTGTGAGAAGCTCACTGGGCAGTGtgattttaatttactttgtcATCTTGCTTCGTTTGGTCAACTTGGTGCTGGCCCAGAACGAAGGGAATATATCGGAATCGACGGTGGCCACGGGCCGCGAGGAGTGCGGCAGCACGCAGAAAATGGTGGACGAGTGCTTCAAGGATCTGCCGCCGCATCTAATGGATTTCCTACAGAACACGAAAATCGTCATCAGCAAAAAGGAGATCACCGCCAAGTGCAA CATATTCAACCGTGGCATGAGGTGCTTCGATACTTACTCCAAGCGTTGCCTGGACGATCGAAAGATGGGCACGTTTAAGAATAATGTGGAGGGAGCTCGGCGATTTTTCTACAAGTTCTGCGGCGACGCCGATTTTCAGCGTG ACTATCTGAGGCACAAGGACTGCTTTGCATACATCCAACTGGACTGGGTCACCTGCACCACCGAGTTCGAGAACATCCTTAGTGAAGAGGTGCACGACGAAAGGCGCAACGCCAGCGAAAAGTTCCTCGAATTCTGCTG TGCCCGCTACGCGTACGAGAACTGCATCTACAACAGTGCCCGCTTCAAGTGCTACAAAAACTCGGCGGAGTTTGCCCGCGAGACGGCCAAAATGCTGTCGGATGAGAAGCACTTTAGGAACTGTGCCGTCCTCCAGAACATCTGTGCCCACGACGCCGCCGTGGCATTGGCCCAGTGGCACTGGATGGCGACGCCGATGATGCTGCTCCTGATGCGGCTGGTGGTGCGGATCTGGGCGTAA
- the BomT3 gene encoding bomanin tailed 3, isoform A, which translates to MRTLTAFAIIAFFALALTEAAVYIGGGCYDCNPPGGQGPGVYTGGNGGRGGGGGYNAGGGGGGYYNGGGGGGGGRRPVYSGNFGPGYGNGGGGGGGGYGGGGGGGYDDGGLTQIISG; encoded by the exons ATGAGAACCTTGACGGCATTTGCGATTATCGCTTTTTTTGCACTGGCTCTAACGGAGGCGGCTGTTTACATCGGTGGCGGTTGCTACGACT GTAATCCACCCGGAGGCCAAGGACCTGGAGTCTACACAGGTGGCAacggaggacgaggaggaggaggtggataCAACGCAggcggaggcggtggaggATACTACAACGGCggcggaggtggaggaggtggCCGTCGTCCAGTATATTCGGGCAACTTTGGACCCGGCTATGGTaacggcggaggaggaggtggaggaggctacggaggcggcggtggaggtggCTACGATGATGGCGGTCTTACGCAGATTATAAGCGGCTGA
- the BomBc3 gene encoding bomanin bicipital 3, isoform B, which yields MKYLTCVLLPLALIPTLIGAHPSTVVVNGVCLTCPNPNGEPVYLDGQQYRSFSSSPGDGNVVISRGNDGSGGGGGTIYRRGGNTIVNGRCQHCNVDPY from the exons ATGAAGTACCTGACGTGTGTGCTGCTCCCGTTGGCTTTAATTCCGACTCTGATCGGCG CTCATCCCAGCACAGTGGTGGTGAATGGCGTCTGTCTGACTT GTCCCAATCCGAATGGTGAACCCGTCTACCTGGATGGCCAGCAGTACCGCAGCTTCTCCTCATCCCCTGGCGATGGTAATGTGGTCATTTCCCGTGGAAATGACGGTAGTGGCGGTGGAGGTGGCACCATTTACCGGAGGGGTGGTAATACCATCGTCAATGGCAGATGTCAGCACTGCAACGTGGATCCCTATTAA
- the CG13407 gene encoding uncharacterized protein: MSDGQMTNQLNVQQQEQHPLLSAISGNNYAQTQRVHYYPNHYYPSHYLPGHYHQGHQGYQGQQGRPPLLAAASSHNGAYAATAAGSGHSGYGGIEPSVEYELQHDPPSGSFSSFHPSSAGSGPAYPSAHHPPAGPPPAPPPTKSSKKSKKSSGSVMNALTLLSFFFFVNMLQNCLKDHMADMNPTVMVLTASGTRNRFNKLAEMNSREQTSTTATESVTASAAASSWNHQAALVPAVEPSVPPSIVTPTVVLQSPYSRHTEMANKPPQRQPMEYQSNPQQNHHDYRPHNANDDAYNYGQRRPPPQTFSTSDGGDFYPNRTHIDHSSRPDFESESGSDYYQHHYNPYAGTNSHRHPWSYGRQRYSSAPWSSASLGAQSGVSSYLDNAQRRQGDDDDGHGYGYGYGHRDRDRDRDRDTDADGFWDEDENGQQRRRSDAFYTRTRIN; encoded by the exons ATGTCCGACGGCCAAATGACAAATCAACTCAACGTGCAACAGCAGGAACAACATCCGCTGCTTTCAGCCATCTCAGGAAATAATTATGC TCAAACGCAGCGTGTGCATTACTATCCCAACCACTACTACCCGAGCCACTACTTGCCGGGCCATTACCACCAAGGACACCAAGGATACCAGGGGCAGCAGGGACGACCACCGCTCCTGGCGGCCGCCAGCAGCCACAACGGTGCTTATGCGGCCACGGCGGCTGGCAGCGGACACTCCGGCTACGG CGGCATAGAGCCATCCGTGGAGTACGAGCTGCAGCATGACCCACCCTCGGGTAGCTTCTCCTCCTTTCATCCCAGTAGTGCGGGCAGTGGGCCCGCATATCCATCTGCCCACCATCCGCCGGCTGGTCCACCACCGGCTCCTCCGCCCACCAAATCGTCAAAGAAATCGAAGAAGAGCAGCGGTTCGGTGATGAACGCACTAACGCTGCTCTCGTTCTTCTTCTTTGTTAACATGCTGCAGAACTGCCTGAAGGATCATATGGCTGACATGAATCCCACCGTGATGGTGCTCACAGCCAGCGGCACTCGCAATCGTTTCAACAAATTAGCCGAGATGAATTCACGCGAACAGACCTCGACAACGGCCACCGAATCGGTAACGGCATCGGCAGCGGCATCATCTTGGAATCATCAGGCTGCTTTAGTTCCGGCCGTCGAGCCAAGTGTGCCGCCCTCCATTGTTACGCCCACGGTGGTGCTGCAATCGCCCTACAGCCGTCACACGGAGATGGCCAATAAGCCGCCCCAACGCCAGCCAATGGAGTACCAGTCGAACCCTCAGCAAAATCATCACGATTATCGGCCCCACAACGCGAATGATGATGCTTATAATTACGGGCAGCGCCGACCTCCGCCTCAGACCTTCTCCACCTCCGATGGCGGCGATTTCTATCCTAATCGCACACACATCGACCACTCGTCCCGGCCCGACTTTGAATCGGAGTCGGGCTCCGATTACTATCAGCACCACTATAACCCGTATGCTGGCACAAACTCCCATCGGCATCCTTGGTCTTATGGCAGGCAGCGTTACTCATCCGCACCGTGGTCTTCAGCTTCGTTGGGCGCTCAGTCGGGCGTGAGCTCTTACTTGGATAATGCCCAGCGACGGCAAggtgatgatgacgatggtCATGGTtatggctatggctatggccACAGGGATAGGGATCGGGATAGGGATAGGGATACGGATGCAGATGGTTTCTGGGATGAGGACGAGAATGGTCAGCAGCGGCGACGCAGCGATGCTTTCTATACTCGCACACGCATTAATTGA
- the Ir94a gene encoding ionotropic receptor 94a: MALPKQLKFINIFLVLLIIYGSSDGTENQHEIFLNRLLQAVHNERSVETLFLLHHSNLANCSLQDWNPPRIPTIRSNELTVFNVEKTFNHNALALVCLMKNSYREILNTLAKSFDCMRQERIILMIHRKSDSKFIEDITHEVKNLQFLHLIVLIVQEKYNGQVFASTLRLQSFPEPHFKRIRNVFAIQRIFYRPINFHGKVLNAIPNDIPILFVALNEMFTEYARRYNSTLRIQNRTIKEDIEITEDNYDIDMKIQLHNSQNFLHHMNIAMDIGSNSLIILVPCATELRGLDIFKELGVRTLTWLALLFYIIFVLVEMLFVFISNRFNGRNFTMRYTNPLINLRAVRAILGQTSPISNRYSLSIQHFFVFMSLFGTLFGGFFDCKLRSFLTKRPYYSQIENFSELRKSGVTVVVDHTTRQFIEQEINANFFRDEVPNVRTTTIQELINHVYSYDRKFAFVANSIPWRTFREEMKSINQKILCDSKNLTILENVPLTFSIRRNAIFSHHLRNFIINAADSGMITCWFKMAGKVIRKHIKTTLRESEQQPSHLPLSFDHFKWLWAVLCIAYVMSFMVFVMEILWSKYQRRTRSVSIV; the protein is encoded by the coding sequence ATGGCTTTACCGAAGCAGCTGAaattcattaatatttttttggtaCTTCTCATAATCTACGGTTCATCTGATGGAACTGAAAATCAACATGAGATATTTCTAAACCGACTGCTACAAGCTGTTCACAATGAGCGTTCAGTGGAAACTTTGTTTTTACTACATCATAGTAATTTGGCCAATTGTTCGCTACAGGATTGGAATCCACCAAGAATTCCAACTATACGCTCAAATGAACTGACTGTATTTAATGTGGAAAAGACTTTCAACCACAATGCTTTGGCATTGGTTTGTTTGATGAAAAACTCTTATAGAGAGATTTTAAATACACTGGCCAAATCATTTGATTGCATGCGGCAGGAGCGAATAATATTAATGATTCACCGGAAATCAGATTCAAAATTTATCGAGGACATCACCCATGAAGTAAAGAATCTACAATTTCTGCATTTGATAGTGCTAATTGTTCAGGAAAAATACAATGGACAAGTTTTCGCATCTACTCTTCGTTTGCAATCATTCCCGGAACCACATTTTAAGAGGATTCGCAATGTATTTGCCATTCAAAGGATTTTTTACCGTCCCATTAACTTTCACGGAAAGGTATTAAATGCAATTCCAAACGATATTCCAATATTATTTGTAGCTTTGAACGAAATGTTCACAGAATACGCACGAAGATATAACTCAACCCTACGAATTCAAAATCGAACTATTAAGGAAGATATTGAAATTACAGAAGATAACTATGACATCGATATGAAGATACAGCTGCACAATAGTCAAAACTTTTTGCATCACATGAACATCGCGATGGACATCGGCTCAAATTCCCTGATAATTCTTGTACCTTGTGCAACGGAGTTAAGGGGCCTGGATATTTTCAAGGAGCTGGGAGTGCGAACTTTGACCTGGTTGGCCCTGCTTTTCTACATCATATTCGTTCTAGTTGAGATGCTCTTTGTGTTTATATCCAATCGTTTTAATGGCAGAAATTTCACCATGAGATATACCAACCCATTGATCAATCTTCGTGCAGTTCGAGCTATTTTGGGCCAAACTTCTCCCATCTCCAATCGATACAGCCTATCGATTCAAcactttttcgtttttatgaGCCTTTTTGGGACTCTCTTTGGTGGGTTCTTCGATTGCAAGCTCAGATCATTTCTGACCAAAAGACCCTATTACTCGCAAATAGAGAACTTTTCTGAATTGCGAAAAAGTGGAGTGACCGTCGTAGTGGATCATACAACTCGGCAGTTTATTGAGCAAGAAATTAATGCCAATTTTTTTAGAGACGAAGTTCCCAATGTAAGGACGACCACAATTCAAGAATTAATTAATCACGTGTATTCATACGACAGGAAATTTGCCTTTGTGGCTAATTCAATTCCTTGGCGTACTTTTAGAGAAGAAATGAAATCGATTAATCAAAAAATCCTTTGTGACAGCAAGAATCTGACCATTCTTGAGAACGTGCCGCTAACTTTCTCGATACGCAGAAATGCGATATTTAGCCATCACCTAcgcaattttattataaatgcTGCTGATTCGGGTATGATCACTTGCTGGTTTAAAATGGCTGGCAAAGTAATAAGAAAACACATTAAGACAACTTTGCGTGAATCTGAGCAGCAGCCGTCTCATCTTCCACTGTCATTTGATCATTTCAAATGGCTGTGGGCTGTACTTTGCATTGCCTACGTCATGTCATTCATGGTTTTCGTAATGGAAATACTTTGGTCAAAATATCAAAGACGCACTAGAAGCGTAAGCATTGTCTAA
- the Ir94b gene encoding ionotropic receptor 94b — protein sequence MSLIFNLLFILILSQAVSQETEFLQLKYLNNIVRSMIKLHKMETLVIVKHHLDNNCSLQNWNAHGMGIIRTNDQGKLIMKDTFNSRTLAIICIGQNSHITLLRNVFETFGKVQQKKIILWTQMELKEKFFQEISKKSRDLKLLNLLVLKAVTKDKLLIYRLNPFPSPHFKRIENIWTPNDTLFMDTKFNFHGMTAVVKHDYNWTIQMGNIRKFPISRIEDKEVIEFALKYNLTLQFFNDVERFDIELRKRIILKSNSTQPIDSGIPMVFSSLLIVVPCGNYLSIQDVIKVSGIEKWIFYIILVYVIFVLIEITFLGVTILISRQSRHQMIPNTLVNLCAFRAILGLPFPETRRTSLSLRQLFLAIALFGMIFSIFINCKLSSMLTNPCPRPQVNNFEELKTSGLTVVMDHDAENFIEKEIGVDFFNQYMPRKVTLTFTERAKLLFSLKGNHAFTLFSESFAIIESYQRSKGLRAHCTSEDLIVAERVPRIYILENNSILDRPLRRFIRQMQESGITNHWLKNIPSSLEKNLMQITIPYDRERVHPLSIEHLTWLWCILILGYSISMIVFFVEMSLKRRKKNLENRAPNICIC from the coding sequence ATGTcacttatatttaatttactatTTATACTTATTTTGAGCCAGGCTGTTAGTCAGGAAACTGAGTTCCTACAGCTAAAATATCTTAACAATATTGTGCGTTCGATGATTAAACTGCATAAGATGGAAACACTTGTGATTGTTAAGCATCATCTGGATAACAATTGTAGCCTTCAAAACTGGAATGCCCACGGAATGGGAATTATAAGAACCAATGATCAGGGAAAACTAATAATGAAGGATACTTTCAACAGCCGCactttggcaattatatgtaTTGGCCAAAATTCACACATCACTCTATTGAGAAACGTATTTGAAACTTTTGGGAAAGtgcaacaaaagaaaattatacTGTGGACGCAAATGGAACTTAAAGAGAAGTTTTTCCAGGagatttcaaagaaatcaagAGACTTAAAATTATTGAATCTGTTGGTGTTGAAAGCTGTGACAAAAGACAAACTGCTAATCTATCGCCTAAATCCTTTCCCATCTCCCCACTTTAAGCGAATCGAAAATATTTGGACACCTAATGACACTCTCTTCATGGATACTAAGTTTAATTTTCATGGAATGACGGCTGTTGTCAAGCACGATTACAACTGGACTATCCAAATGGGGAATATTAGGAAATTTCCCATTTCACGAATCGAAGACAAAGAAGTCATTGAATTCGCACTGAAATATAACCTGACTTTGCAGTTTTTCAACGATGTAGAACGCTTTGACATCGAGCTAAGAAAACGCATTATACTAAAAAGTAATTCAACTCAGCCCATAGACTCCGGAATTCCAATGGTTTTCTCGTCGCTATTGATTGTGGTTCCCTGCGGAAATTATTTAAGTATACAAGATGTCATCAAAGTGTCTGGCATTGAGAAATGGATTTTCTACATTATATTAGTCTACGTAATTTTTGTGCTGATTGAGATTACCTTCCTAGGGGTAACCATTTTGATTTCCAGACAATCCAGACATCAGATGATACCCAATACGCTGGTGAATCTATGTGCATTTAGAGCCATTTTGGGTCTACCATTTCCGGAAACCCGAAGAACGAGCCTTTCGCTCCGCCAACTCTTTTTGGCCATTGCATTGTTTGGAATGATTTTTAGCATCTTTATTAACTGCAAACTTAGTTCAATGCTCACAAACCCGTGTCCTCGACCGCAGGTAAACAATTTCGAAGAGTTGAAGACTAGTGGCTTGACTGTTGTCATGGATCACGATGCGGagaattttattgaaaagGAAATTGGTGTGGATTTCTTTAACCAATATATGCCGAGAAAAGTAACTTTGACATTTACAGAGAGAGCAAAGTTATTGTTTTCTTTGAAAGGCAATCACGCCTTCACATTATTTTCTGAAAGTTTTGCTATTATTGAAAGCTACCAGCGATCCAAAGGACTGCGAGCCCACTGCACCTCAGAGGATTTAATTGTCGCCGAACGTGTGCCGAGAATCtatattttggaaaataacTCAATACTGGACAGGCCGCTGAGGAGATTTATTAGGCAAATGCAGGAGTCTGGAATTACAAATCACTGGCTAAAGAATATTCCAAGTAGCcttgaaaagaatttaatGCAAATCACTATTCCCTATGACAGAGAACGTGTACATCCGCTTTCTATTGAACACTTGACATGGTTGTGGTGCATACTTATCCTGGGCTATAGCATTTCGATGATAGTGTTTTTTGTTGAAATGTCACTTAAAAGAAGGAAGAAAAACCTCGAGAATCGGGCACctaatatatgcatatgttaa
- the Ir94c gene encoding ionotropic receptor 94c, with protein MSKVFKLLVLPLIYLSLTKGSKNPQLKFLRELINVIEEGREIRTIMVIKHSRDEYCHLDQWNPRGSPILRTNEMGSIRISGYFNDQAVILACMGENSDYGLLKSLANAMDNMRQERIILWSEREPTKMLMDYISQQADRYNFAQIIIVTMNEDVDAVPSLHQLNPYPTPRFRQITNISNIRRTSFFGCGLSFQGKTAILKESVVSNIRFKVWSPSGPIPLSELKDYEIVQFAVKYNLSLKLYDQNESKSDHFDIQLGPLFITKDFPTQMAFVSPNTACSLIVIVPCSPKWRFMDVLHKLGVLKLIGCLLIAYAVFVLIETLILWLTHRISGREVRLTSLNQLLNPRAFRGILGLPFPEFRRSSISLRQLFLVISVFGLVYSNFVSCTLSALLTKPAQNPQVRNFKELRDSGLITIMDKYTHSFIEKHIDPEFFDHVLPHYLILQKKEALRMIWNFNDSYSYVMYTTTWKSLNTVQKSFDERVFCESESLTIAWNLPRMYVLGNNSVLKWMLSRYITYMPQTGIPDSWTEQLPKVLKLLYNVTSPRRIKEGAVPLSIQHLSWIWHLLFIGESIATLVFIVEILLQKSNQHTSNMRERSSEDDDFV; from the coding sequence atgtcaaaagtgTTCAAATTATTAGTTTTACCACTGATATATCTATCGCTGACCAAAGGAAGCAAGAACCCGCAGCTAAAGTTCCTTAGAGAACTCATCAATGTTATAGAGGAGGGTCGAGAAATTCGAACAATAATGGTAATCAAGCATAGTCGGGATGAATACTGCCATCTTGACCAATGGAATCCACGTGGAAGTCCTATCCTGAGGACCAATGAAATGGGTTCCATCCGGATTAGTGGCTACTTCAATGACCAGGCAGTTATATTAGCTTGCATGGGCGAAAATTCAGACTATGGGCTGCTTAAAAGTCTGGCCAACGCTATGGACAACATGAGGCAGGAGAGGATCATACTGTGGAGCGAAAGGGAACCCACGAAGATGTTGATGGACTACATCTCTCAGCAAGCCGATAGGTATAATTTTGCTCAGATAATAATCGTGACAATGAACGAAGATGTCGATGCAGTACCATCACTTCATCAATTGAATCCATATCCGACTCCACGATTTCGccaaataacaaatatatcCAACATAAGGCGAACCAGTTTTTTTGGCTGTGGGTTAAGTTTCCAAGGTAAAACGGCCATCCTGAAGGAGAGTGTGGTTTCGAACATTCGTTTTAAAGTATGGTCGCCATCAGGCCCAATTCCCTTATCCGAACTCAAAGATTATGAAATTGTTCAGTTCGCCGTTAAGTATAACTTGAGTTTGAAATTATATGACCAAAATGAGTCTAAATCAGACCATTTCGATATACAGTTAGGACCACTTTTCATAACCAAAGATTTTCCCACTCAGATGGCATTCGTAAGTCCCAACACCGCCTGCTCATTGATTGTCATAGTGCCCTGTAGTCCGAAATGGCGCTTTATGGATGTACTTCACAAATTGGGTGTACTGAAATTGATAGGTTGCCTATTGATTGCCTACGCGGTTTTCGTTTTGATAGAAACCCTGATACTTTGGCTAACCCACAGGATATCCGGTCGAGAAGTTCGTCTGACCAGCTTAAATCAACTGCTAAATCCTCGAGCCTTTCGAGGCATTTTAGGTCTGCCATTTCCGGAGTTTCGCAGATCGAGCATTTCACTGCGACAACTCTTTTTGGTCATAAGCGTTTTCGGTCTTGTCTATAGCAATTTTGTTAGCTGCACATTAAGTGCACTGCTAACGAAACCAGCTCAAAACCCTCAGGTTAGAAATTTCAAAGAGTTGAGAGATAGCGGATTGATAACTATTATGGATAAATATACTCACTCTTTCATCGAAAAGCATATCGATCCAGAGTTCTTTGATCACGTTTTACCCCACTATTTAATTCTGCAAAAGAAAGAAGCTCTCAGAATGATTTGGAATTTTAACGATAGCTACAGCTATGTAATGTACACAACTACATGGAAATCGTTGAATACGGTCCAAAAGTCTTTTGATGAAAGGGTTTTTTGCGAATCTGAAAGTTTGACCATTGCCTGGAATCTGCCACGTATGTATGTTCTGGGAAATAATTCGGTCTTAAAATGGATGCTGTCAAGGTATATCACCTACATGCCACAAACGGGTATTCCCGATTCTTGGACTGAACAACTTCCTAAGGTCCTTAAACTTTTATACAATGTTACCTCTCCTCGCAGGATTAAAGAGGGAGCAGTTCCTTTGTCCATTCAGCATTTGAGCTGGATATGGCATCTTCTGTTCATTGGCGAAAGTATCGCAACACTGGTATTTATTGTTGAGATACTTCTCCAGAAAAGTAACCAACACACAAGCAATATGAGAGAAAGATCAAGCGAAGATGACGATTTCGTTTAG